One genomic region from Streptomyces sp. NBC_00457 encodes:
- a CDS encoding HAD domain-containing protein has protein sequence MSDRPLLLLDVDGPLNPYRAVFTRHRGYVTRRLRPTTWSARQAPGSWRLRRGLRVRLHPGHGARLLALPYELAWATTWMHEANEMIAPVIGLPGNLPVIEFTDLFAKDPDGLYWKTRRVVEWAAGRPFVWVDDMVTDLDVRHVAEHHDGPALLLRIDPRRGLREAEFARLERWAHSL, from the coding sequence ATGAGCGACCGCCCCCTGCTGCTCCTCGACGTCGACGGCCCCCTCAACCCGTACCGCGCCGTGTTCACCCGGCACCGGGGCTACGTGACACGTCGCCTGCGTCCCACGACCTGGTCGGCCCGGCAGGCGCCGGGGTCGTGGCGGCTGCGGCGGGGGCTTCGCGTGCGGCTGCATCCCGGACATGGGGCGCGGCTGCTGGCTCTGCCGTACGAGCTGGCCTGGGCGACGACCTGGATGCACGAGGCCAACGAGATGATCGCGCCGGTGATCGGGCTGCCGGGGAATCTGCCGGTCATCGAGTTCACGGACCTGTTCGCCAAGGACCCCGACGGGCTGTACTGGAAGACGCGGCGGGTCGTGGAGTGGGCGGCCGGGCGGCCGTTCGTGTGGGTCGACGACATGGTCACCGATCTGGACGTACGGCATGTCGCCGAGCACCACGACGGGCCGGCGCTGCTGCTGCGGATCGACCCGCGCCGGGGACTTCGGGAGGCGGAGTTCGCGCGGCTGGAACGGTGGGCCCATAGCCTGTGA
- a CDS encoding pyridoxal phosphate-dependent aminotransferase produces the protein MEFRQSSKLSEVCYEIRGPVIEHANALEEAGHSVLRLNTGNPALFGFEAPEEILQDMIRMLPQAHGYTDSRGILSARRAVAGRYQTLGLEVGVDDVFLGNGVSELVSMAVQALVEDGDEVLIPAPDFPLWTAVTTLAGGKAVHYLCDEQADWYPDLDDMAAKITDRTKAVVIINPNNPTGAVYPKEIIEGILDLARRHGLMVFADEIYDQILYDDAVHHSTAALAPDLVVLTFCGLSKTYRVAGFRSGWLVVTGPRQHARDYLEGLTMLASMRLCANAPAQYAIQAALGGRQSIRDLTTPGGRLREQRDVAWEKLNEIPGVSCVKPKGALYAFPRLDPSVHKIHDDEKFVLDLLLREKIQVVQGTGFNWPTPDHFRILTLPHAEDLEAAIGRIGRFLSGYRQ, from the coding sequence ATGGAGTTCCGGCAGTCGAGCAAGCTCAGCGAGGTCTGTTACGAGATCCGCGGCCCGGTGATCGAACACGCCAACGCGCTGGAGGAGGCCGGCCACAGCGTGCTGCGCCTGAACACCGGCAACCCCGCGCTCTTCGGCTTCGAGGCGCCCGAGGAGATCCTCCAGGACATGATCCGGATGCTCCCGCAGGCACACGGCTACACGGACTCACGCGGCATCCTGTCCGCCCGCCGGGCCGTGGCGGGGCGCTATCAGACCCTCGGCCTGGAGGTCGGCGTCGACGACGTCTTCCTCGGCAACGGCGTGTCCGAGCTGGTCTCGATGGCCGTACAGGCGCTGGTGGAGGACGGCGACGAGGTCCTGATCCCGGCGCCCGACTTCCCGCTCTGGACCGCGGTGACAACGCTCGCCGGAGGCAAGGCGGTTCACTACCTCTGCGACGAACAGGCCGACTGGTACCCGGACCTGGACGACATGGCGGCGAAGATCACCGACCGCACCAAGGCCGTCGTCATCATCAACCCGAACAACCCCACCGGGGCGGTGTACCCGAAGGAGATCATCGAGGGCATCCTCGACCTCGCCCGGCGGCACGGCCTGATGGTCTTCGCCGACGAGATCTACGACCAGATCCTGTACGACGATGCCGTGCACCACTCGACCGCGGCGCTCGCGCCCGACCTGGTCGTCCTCACCTTCTGCGGCCTGTCGAAGACGTACCGCGTGGCGGGCTTCCGCTCCGGCTGGCTGGTGGTGACGGGCCCGAGGCAGCACGCGCGCGATTACCTGGAGGGCCTGACCATGCTGGCCTCCATGCGGTTGTGCGCCAACGCGCCCGCCCAGTACGCGATTCAGGCGGCGCTCGGCGGCCGGCAGTCCATCCGCGATCTCACCACGCCGGGCGGGCGTCTGCGCGAACAGCGTGACGTGGCCTGGGAGAAGCTCAACGAGATCCCGGGGGTGTCGTGCGTGAAGCCGAAGGGCGCGCTGTACGCCTTCCCGCGTCTCGACCCGTCCGTCCACAAGATCCACGACGACGAGAAGTTCGTCCTCGACCTGCTGCTCCGGGAGAAGATCCAGGTGGTCCAGGGCACCGGCTTCAACTGGCCCACCCCCGACCACTTCCGCATCCTCACCCTCCCGCACGCGGAGGACCTGGAGGCGGCGATCGGCCGGATCGGGCGGTTCCTGAGCGGGTACCGGCAGTAG
- a CDS encoding histidine phosphatase family protein gives MIRSHRIGAAFVSLLQRARETAQLIRLREMRVDVDLREWRYGSYEGVTPSRSSASGLTGSVQGRGLAEAPGEPPEQVEGLADRMLAKARNMGDR, from the coding sequence CTGATCCGCTCGCACCGGATCGGGGCGGCATTCGTCAGCCTGCTGCAACGGGCGCGGGAGACGGCGCAGCTCATCAGGTTGCGGGAGATGCGGGTCGATGTGGATCTGCGGGAATGGCGCTACGGCAGCTACGAGGGCGTCACACCGTCGAGATCCAGCGCGAGCGGCCTGACTGGCTCTGTTCAGGGACGGGGGCTCGCCGAGGCCCCCGGCGAGCCCCCGGAACAGGTCGAGGGACTCGCCGACCGCATGCTCGCCAAGGCACGGAACATGGGCGACCGGTGA
- a CDS encoding winged helix-turn-helix transcriptional regulator, with product MSQRNTGVTVQVVNAHACPVREVLDRVAGKWSVQILVAAAHGPIRFTELERSIEGISRRMLTLTLRNLERDGLVTRTVHPTVPPKVEYELTQVARELHETLQSLTDWAERNRVYIAESRAAYDTEHQPELTDA from the coding sequence ATGTCCCAGAGGAACACCGGTGTTACCGTCCAGGTCGTGAACGCGCACGCGTGCCCGGTCCGCGAAGTTCTTGACAGGGTGGCGGGCAAATGGAGCGTCCAGATCCTGGTCGCCGCGGCGCACGGCCCGATCCGCTTCACCGAGTTGGAGCGCAGCATCGAGGGCATCAGCCGCCGCATGCTGACCCTGACGCTGCGCAACCTGGAGCGCGACGGCCTCGTCACCCGCACGGTGCACCCGACGGTGCCGCCCAAGGTGGAGTACGAACTCACGCAGGTCGCCCGCGAGTTGCACGAGACGCTGCAGAGCCTGACGGACTGGGCGGAGCGCAATCGCGTCTATATCGCCGAGTCCCGCGCGGCCTACGACACCGAGCACCAGCCGGAGTTGACGGACGCCTGA
- a CDS encoding MFS transporter, which translates to MSSLTERPTHAPHRTYSRWASLVVLCAGTLMTILDGNIVTVAMPAIQSDLGYSGPGLAWVVNAYLIPFGGLLLLAGRLGDLIGRKRMFAAGLAVFAAASVLCGVATSQGALIAARALQGVGGAMTSAVVLGMLVALFPEPREQARAIAVFSAVGAAGGALGTFLGGALTQALGWHWIFLINLPIGVAAWLAALRVLAPDRGEGLGRGADYPGAALVTGALMLTVYVIVGSGDRDLTATLLLAALAVTLFVAFTLRQARAARPLLRLRLFSSRLLTGANAVQILMIATMYGFQFIGALYLQRVLGYGELATGTAFLPAPVAIGVLMLGLSARTIGRYGAYRVLLTGLAFIVAGMALLSRAPVDGSYLTDVLPPLLLLSTGFAAAMPALTGLAMSGAHEEDAGLASGLFNTTQVVGGSLGLAVLSTLAASRTDGLLAGGADSVTATAEGYQLAFRVATVIAVGALVLAAAVLRTRQGNRLP; encoded by the coding sequence ATGTCGTCCCTGACCGAGCGCCCCACCCACGCGCCACACCGAACGTACTCCCGCTGGGCGTCCCTCGTCGTGCTGTGCGCGGGGACGCTGATGACGATCCTCGACGGCAATATCGTCACGGTCGCCATGCCTGCGATCCAGAGCGACCTGGGTTACAGCGGTCCGGGCCTGGCCTGGGTCGTCAACGCCTATCTGATTCCGTTCGGCGGCCTGCTGTTGCTGGCCGGCCGGCTCGGTGACCTGATAGGGCGCAAACGGATGTTCGCCGCGGGGCTCGCGGTGTTCGCGGCGGCCTCCGTGCTGTGCGGGGTCGCCACCAGCCAGGGCGCGCTGATCGCGGCGCGTGCCCTGCAAGGGGTGGGCGGGGCCATGACCTCGGCGGTCGTCCTCGGCATGCTGGTCGCGCTGTTCCCGGAGCCGCGTGAACAGGCCCGCGCGATCGCGGTGTTCAGCGCGGTCGGCGCGGCGGGCGGGGCGCTCGGCACGTTTCTCGGCGGGGCGCTGACGCAGGCCCTCGGCTGGCACTGGATCTTCCTGATCAACCTGCCGATCGGCGTGGCCGCATGGCTGGCGGCGCTGCGCGTCCTGGCGCCGGACCGGGGCGAGGGGCTGGGCCGGGGCGCCGACTATCCGGGAGCGGCGCTGGTCACCGGCGCGCTGATGCTCACGGTGTACGTCATCGTCGGCTCCGGCGACCGCGACCTGACCGCCACCCTGCTCCTGGCCGCACTCGCCGTCACCCTGTTCGTGGCGTTCACACTCCGCCAGGCCCGCGCCGCCCGCCCCCTGCTCCGGCTGCGTCTCTTCTCCTCCCGCCTGCTGACCGGCGCGAACGCCGTCCAGATCCTGATGATCGCGACCATGTACGGCTTCCAGTTCATCGGCGCCCTCTACCTCCAACGGGTCCTCGGCTACGGCGAGTTGGCCACCGGCACGGCCTTCCTGCCGGCGCCGGTCGCGATCGGCGTACTGATGCTGGGCCTGTCCGCGCGGACCATCGGCCGCTACGGCGCGTACCGGGTCCTGCTGACGGGGCTGGCGTTCATCGTCGCGGGCATGGCCCTGCTGAGCCGCGCCCCCGTGGACGGCTCGTACCTCACGGACGTACTCCCGCCGCTCCTCCTGCTCTCCACCGGCTTCGCCGCCGCCATGCCCGCGCTGACCGGGCTCGCGATGTCCGGGGCCCACGAGGAGGACGCCGGCCTGGCCTCCGGGTTGTTCAACACCACGCAGGTGGTGGGAGGTTCACTGGGGCTCGCGGTGCTCTCCACACTGGCGGCGAGCCGGACGGACGGGCTGCTCGCCGGGGGCGCGGACTCGGTGACGGCCACGGCGGAGGGGTATCAGCTGGCGTTCCGGGTGGCGACGGTGATCGCGGTGGGGGCGCTGGTACTGGCGGCGGCCGTGCTGCGCACGCGGCAGGGCAACAGACTCCCGTGA
- a CDS encoding nucleobase:cation symporter-2 family protein → MSAHPVDEKLPAARMATTGLQHVAAMYAGVVAPPLIIGAAIGLSGTELTFLTGACLFTAGLATFLQTIGVWKIGARLPFVNGVTFAGVAPMTAIVASTEDKSDALPIIFGAVIVAGLLGFIAAPFFSKAVRFFPPVVTGTVITLIGVSLLPVAFGWAQGPDPAADDYGSTTYLGLAAATLVIVLLLRRFTRGFVKQIAVLLGLVVGTLVAIPFGATDFGPVADAAVIGFPTPFHFGAPQFQVAAIVSMCVVMVVSMTESTADMLALGEIVDRPADEKTIAAGLRADTLGSALSPLFNGFMCSAFAQNIGLVAMTKIRSRYVVATGGGFLVLMGLCPVAASLIAVVPRPVLGGAGVVLFGSVAASGIQTLVKAGLEKDNNVLIVAVSLAVGIIPITAPEFYHAFPETARIVLDSGISTGCVAAVVLNLLFNHLGNRRDAQDVTHPMEAGEHIAAAP, encoded by the coding sequence GTGTCCGCCCACCCCGTCGACGAAAAACTCCCCGCCGCCAGGATGGCGACGACCGGCCTGCAACATGTGGCCGCGATGTACGCGGGAGTCGTCGCCCCGCCTCTGATCATCGGCGCGGCCATCGGCCTCTCCGGAACCGAACTGACCTTCCTCACCGGCGCCTGCCTGTTCACCGCGGGACTCGCCACGTTCCTCCAGACCATCGGCGTCTGGAAGATCGGCGCCCGGCTGCCGTTCGTCAACGGCGTCACCTTCGCCGGTGTCGCCCCCATGACCGCGATCGTCGCCTCCACCGAGGACAAGTCCGACGCGCTGCCGATCATCTTCGGCGCGGTGATCGTGGCGGGGCTCCTCGGCTTCATCGCCGCCCCCTTCTTCAGCAAGGCGGTCCGCTTCTTCCCGCCGGTCGTCACGGGGACGGTGATCACGCTGATAGGTGTGTCACTGCTGCCGGTCGCCTTCGGATGGGCGCAGGGTCCAGACCCCGCCGCGGACGACTACGGCTCGACGACCTACCTGGGCCTGGCGGCGGCGACGCTCGTGATCGTGCTGCTCCTGCGCCGCTTCACCCGCGGCTTCGTCAAGCAGATCGCCGTCCTGCTCGGCCTGGTCGTGGGCACGCTCGTCGCGATCCCGTTCGGGGCCACGGACTTCGGCCCGGTGGCGGACGCGGCCGTCATCGGCTTCCCGACGCCGTTCCACTTCGGCGCCCCGCAGTTCCAGGTCGCCGCGATCGTGTCGATGTGCGTCGTGATGGTGGTCTCGATGACCGAATCGACCGCCGACATGCTGGCGTTGGGCGAGATCGTCGATCGCCCCGCCGACGAGAAGACCATCGCGGCGGGCCTGCGCGCCGACACCCTCGGCTCGGCGCTCAGCCCGCTCTTCAACGGCTTCATGTGCAGCGCCTTCGCACAGAACATCGGCCTGGTCGCGATGACGAAGATCCGCAGCAGGTACGTCGTCGCCACCGGCGGCGGATTCCTGGTGCTGATGGGCCTGTGTCCGGTCGCCGCCTCGCTGATCGCCGTCGTACCGCGCCCGGTGCTCGGCGGCGCGGGCGTCGTCCTGTTCGGCTCGGTCGCCGCGAGCGGCATCCAGACCCTGGTGAAGGCGGGCCTGGAGAAGGACAACAACGTCCTGATCGTGGCCGTCTCCCTGGCCGTCGGCATCATCCCGATCACCGCGCCGGAGTTCTACCACGCCTTCCCGGAGACGGCGAGGATCGTCCTGGACTCGGGCATCTCCACGGGCTGTGTGGCCGCGGTGGTCCTGAACCTTCTCTTCAACCACCTGGGCAATCGGCGGGACGCCCAGGACGTCACCCATCCCATGGAGGCCGGCGAACACATCGCCGCCGCCCCTTGA
- a CDS encoding winged helix-turn-helix transcriptional regulator, with product MSPRRSYDQYCSAARALDLIGDRWTLLIVRELLAGPRRYTDLHADLPGVSTDVLASRLKDMERDGLTTRRRLPPPGAAYVYELTGRGRELLPVLQALGTWGQAELGERRPTDAVRAHWFALPLLRSLEGQGVVEVRLEEGEFHVHVGAEEGPVYGEGPAPREPDARLVLDAGTWEAVGRGESSLADAVRDGRITVTGEGTLAKALREA from the coding sequence ATGTCACCTCGCCGAAGCTACGACCAGTACTGTTCCGCCGCCCGGGCGCTCGACCTGATCGGCGACCGCTGGACCCTGCTGATCGTCCGGGAGCTGCTGGCCGGTCCCCGCCGCTACACCGACCTGCACGCGGATCTGCCGGGCGTCAGCACGGACGTACTCGCCTCGCGGCTGAAGGACATGGAGCGCGACGGGCTGACGACACGCCGACGCCTGCCCCCGCCGGGTGCCGCGTATGTGTACGAACTCACCGGACGCGGGCGGGAGTTGCTGCCGGTCCTCCAGGCTCTGGGCACGTGGGGGCAGGCCGAGCTGGGCGAGCGGCGGCCCACCGACGCCGTACGGGCGCACTGGTTCGCGCTGCCCCTGCTGCGGTCCCTCGAAGGCCAGGGAGTGGTCGAAGTCCGGCTGGAGGAGGGCGAGTTCCATGTGCACGTCGGGGCCGAGGAGGGACCCGTGTACGGCGAAGGACCCGCGCCTCGGGAGCCCGACGCCCGGCTGGTCCTGGACGCCGGTACGTGGGAGGCGGTCGGGCGGGGCGAGTCGAGCCTGGCGGACGCGGTACGGGACGGCCGTATCACCGTGACCGGCGAGGGGACACTGGCCAAGGCGCTGCGGGAGGCATGA
- the uraD gene encoding 2-oxo-4-hydroxy-4-carboxy-5-ureidoimidazoline decarboxylase, which yields MTSTSTPPGLARFNALEEHAACAALYEACAATAWARRLLAARPYATPADLYAASDAAMAELTVVDLEEAMAGHPPIGRPEPGDPTSAREQRGMAGASEGLKAEMLELNLAYQEKFGHVFLICATGRTGEQMRDAVKERIGNSPEEEREIVRTELGKINRIRLARLVEED from the coding sequence GTGACTTCGACTTCCACGCCCCCGGGGCTGGCCCGCTTCAACGCCCTGGAGGAGCACGCGGCGTGCGCCGCACTGTACGAGGCCTGCGCCGCCACCGCCTGGGCCCGGCGACTGCTCGCCGCCCGCCCGTACGCCACCCCCGCGGACCTCTACGCCGCCAGCGATGCCGCGATGGCCGAGCTGACCGTCGTAGATCTCGAAGAGGCGATGGCCGGGCACCCGCCGATCGGGCGCCCCGAGCCGGGCGATCCCACCTCGGCGCGGGAGCAGCGCGGCATGGCCGGTGCCTCCGAGGGGCTCAAGGCGGAGATGCTGGAACTGAACCTGGCCTACCAGGAGAAGTTCGGCCATGTCTTCCTGATCTGCGCGACCGGCCGGACCGGCGAGCAGATGCGGGACGCGGTCAAGGAGCGGATCGGGAACTCGCCGGAGGAGGAGCGGGAGATCGTCCGCACCGAACTGGGGAAGATCAACCGGATCCGGCTCGCCCGACTCGTCGAAGAAGACTGA
- a CDS encoding 8-oxoguanine deaminase, giving the protein MAAAQRIVIENCSIATVDATDTEYATGYLVIAGNRIEALGPGKAPEGLENVVRRIDATGHLVTPGLVNTHHHFYQWITRGLATDHNLFNWLVALYPTWARIDEPMVYSAAQGSLAMMARGGVTTATDHHYVFPKGSGDLSGAIIRAARETGVRFTLARGSMDRSEKDGGLPPDFAVETLDGALAATEATVDEHHDDSFDAMTQVAVAPCSPFSVSTELMQQGAELARRKGVRLHTHGSETVEEEQFCKELFGMGPTDYFESTGWLGEDVWMAHCVHMNDSDIAAFARTKTGVAHCPSSNARLAAGIARVPDMLAAGVPVGLGVDGTASNESGELHTELRNALLINRLGAHREAALNARQALRLGTYGGAQVLGRGAEIGSLEPGKLADLVLWKLDTLAHASIADPVTALVFGAAAPVTASFVNGRQIVEEGRLLHVDEDAIARSTRQEAQRLARIAPR; this is encoded by the coding sequence ATGGCAGCAGCCCAGCGCATCGTCATCGAGAACTGTTCGATCGCGACGGTCGACGCCACCGACACCGAGTACGCCACGGGCTATCTCGTCATCGCCGGCAACCGCATCGAGGCGCTCGGCCCGGGCAAGGCCCCCGAGGGCCTGGAGAACGTCGTACGCCGCATAGACGCCACCGGCCACCTGGTGACCCCCGGTCTGGTCAACACCCACCACCACTTCTACCAGTGGATCACCCGGGGCCTGGCCACCGACCACAACCTCTTCAACTGGCTCGTCGCCCTGTACCCGACCTGGGCGCGCATCGACGAGCCGATGGTGTACTCGGCCGCGCAGGGGTCCCTGGCGATGATGGCCCGCGGCGGTGTCACCACCGCCACGGACCACCACTACGTCTTCCCGAAGGGCTCCGGCGACCTGTCCGGCGCGATCATCCGCGCCGCCCGCGAGACGGGCGTCCGCTTCACCCTCGCCCGCGGCTCCATGGACCGCAGCGAGAAGGACGGCGGGCTGCCGCCGGACTTCGCCGTGGAGACCCTGGACGGTGCGCTCGCCGCGACGGAGGCGACCGTCGACGAACACCACGACGACTCCTTCGACGCCATGACGCAGGTGGCCGTGGCCCCCTGCTCGCCGTTCTCGGTGTCGACCGAACTGATGCAGCAGGGTGCCGAGTTGGCGCGACGCAAGGGCGTACGGCTGCACACGCACGGATCGGAGACGGTCGAGGAGGAGCAGTTCTGCAAGGAACTGTTCGGCATGGGCCCGACCGACTACTTCGAGTCCACGGGCTGGCTCGGCGAGGACGTGTGGATGGCGCACTGCGTCCACATGAACGACTCCGACATCGCCGCGTTCGCCCGTACGAAGACCGGTGTCGCCCACTGCCCCTCGTCCAACGCCCGGCTCGCGGCCGGTATCGCCCGCGTCCCCGACATGCTCGCCGCCGGCGTCCCGGTCGGCCTCGGCGTCGACGGCACCGCGTCCAACGAGTCCGGCGAACTCCACACCGAACTGCGCAACGCGCTCCTCATCAACCGGCTCGGCGCGCACCGGGAGGCGGCGCTGAACGCCCGGCAGGCGCTGCGCCTCGGCACGTACGGCGGTGCCCAAGTCCTGGGCCGCGGCGCGGAGATCGGCTCGCTGGAGCCGGGCAAGCTGGCCGACCTGGTGCTGTGGAAGCTGGACACGCTGGCTCACGCTTCGATCGCCGATCCGGTGACGGCGCTGGTCTTCGGTGCGGCTGCTCCGGTCACTGCGTCGTTCGTGAATGGGCGTCAGATTGTGGAGGAGGGGCGGCTGTTGCACGTCGACGAGGACGCGATTGCGCGGTCGACGCGGCAGGAAGCACAGCGGTTGGCGCGGATCGCTCCGCGGTAG
- the uraH gene encoding hydroxyisourate hydrolase: MSTSTTASVSTHILDTSVGRPAEGVAVQLAARSGRDADWRALGGSATDADGRCKDLPALPEGTTHVRLDFAVEPYFEKKQADAQQDAPANRDSGAVFFPEVAITFAVRPGEHYHVPLLLNPFGYSVYRGS; the protein is encoded by the coding sequence ATGAGCACCAGCACCACCGCCTCCGTGTCCACGCACATCCTGGACACCAGCGTCGGCCGCCCCGCCGAGGGCGTCGCCGTCCAGCTCGCGGCCCGGTCGGGGCGTGACGCGGACTGGCGGGCGCTCGGCGGATCCGCGACCGACGCGGACGGCCGGTGCAAGGACCTCCCGGCGCTGCCGGAGGGGACCACACACGTACGGCTCGACTTCGCAGTGGAGCCGTATTTCGAGAAGAAGCAAGCCGATGCGCAGCAGGACGCCCCCGCGAATCGGGACAGCGGTGCCGTGTTCTTCCCCGAGGTGGCGATCACCTTCGCCGTGCGGCCCGGGGAGCACTACCACGTGCCGCTGCTGCTCAACCCGTTCGGCTACTCCGTTTACCGAGGGAGCTAG
- a CDS encoding 3'-5' exonuclease: MSARRSRPSLYISVDIEADGPIPGPYSMLSFGAAVAGVQDADGFTPADPVERTFYRELRPISAEFVPEALAVSGLDRERLEREGGEPATALAEFSDWVREVSSGAQPVMCGYPASYDWTFLYWYLIRFTGASPFGHSGCLDMKTLYATKAGLPLRAVAKGTMPRELLSRRRHTHHALDDAIEQAELFANLMAWAGPGAQ; this comes from the coding sequence ATGAGCGCACGACGTTCCAGACCCAGCCTCTACATCTCCGTCGACATCGAAGCGGACGGCCCGATCCCCGGTCCGTACTCCATGCTCAGCTTCGGCGCGGCGGTGGCCGGAGTGCAGGACGCCGACGGGTTCACGCCGGCCGATCCGGTGGAGCGGACCTTCTATCGGGAGCTGCGCCCGATCAGTGCGGAGTTCGTGCCGGAGGCGCTGGCCGTGAGCGGGCTGGACCGGGAGCGCCTCGAGCGGGAGGGCGGTGAACCGGCCACCGCCCTCGCCGAGTTCAGCGACTGGGTGCGCGAGGTCAGCTCCGGGGCGCAGCCGGTGATGTGCGGGTACCCGGCGTCGTACGACTGGACGTTCCTGTACTGGTACCTGATCCGCTTCACCGGCGCGAGCCCGTTCGGGCACTCCGGCTGCCTGGACATGAAGACGCTGTACGCGACGAAGGCGGGGCTGCCGCTCAGGGCAGTTGCCAAGGGGACCATGCCGCGTGAGCTGCTGTCGCGCCGCCGGCACACGCACCATGCGCTGGACGACGCGATCGAGCAGGCCGAGTTGTTCGCGAACCTGATGGCGTGGGCCGGTCCCGGCGCACAGTGA
- the pucL gene encoding factor-independent urate hydroxylase: protein MAVNSRPTHPVILGQNQYGKAENRVVKITRDGATHHIKDLNVSVALSGDMDEVHYSGSNANVLPTDTTKNTVYAFAKEHGIESAEQFGIHLARHFVTSQEPIHRARIRIEEYAWERIESSDANSQFIGADEVKHSFVRKGQETRLTQITYDGSQWEVVSGLKDLVVMNSTNSEFWGYVKDKYTTLPEAYDRILATQVSSRWRFNWSDDEQKMPNWEKSYEQTKKHMLQAFAETYSLSLQQTLYQMGSRIINNRSEIDEVRFSLPNKHHFLVDLEPFGLKNATEDGAVYFAADRPYGLIEATILRDGCEARIPVDLSNL from the coding sequence ATGGCAGTCAATTCCCGCCCAACCCACCCTGTGATTCTCGGCCAGAACCAGTACGGGAAAGCAGAGAACCGCGTCGTAAAGATCACGCGGGACGGCGCCACCCACCACATCAAGGACTTGAATGTATCCGTGGCGCTCTCCGGCGACATGGACGAGGTCCACTACTCCGGCTCCAACGCCAATGTCCTGCCGACCGACACCACCAAGAACACGGTGTACGCGTTCGCCAAGGAGCACGGCATCGAATCCGCCGAGCAGTTCGGCATTCATCTCGCCCGGCACTTCGTCACCTCGCAGGAGCCGATCCACCGCGCCCGGATCCGTATCGAGGAATACGCCTGGGAGCGGATCGAGAGCTCCGACGCCAACTCCCAGTTCATCGGCGCCGACGAGGTCAAGCACTCGTTCGTACGGAAGGGCCAGGAGACCCGGCTGACCCAGATCACGTACGACGGCTCGCAGTGGGAGGTCGTCTCCGGCCTCAAGGACCTCGTCGTGATGAACTCGACGAACTCCGAATTCTGGGGCTACGTCAAGGACAAGTACACGACGCTCCCGGAGGCGTACGACCGCATCCTGGCCACCCAGGTCTCGAGCCGCTGGCGGTTCAACTGGTCCGACGACGAGCAGAAGATGCCCAACTGGGAGAAGTCCTACGAGCAGACCAAGAAGCACATGCTCCAGGCCTTCGCCGAGACCTACTCGCTCTCGCTCCAGCAGACCCTGTACCAAATGGGTTCGCGGATCATCAATAACCGCAGCGAGATCGACGAGGTCCGTTTCTCGCTCCCGAACAAGCACCACTTCCTGGTGGACCTGGAACCGTTCGGTCTGAAGAACGCCACCGAAGACGGTGCAGTGTACTTCGCCGCCGACCGCCCGTACGGCCTGATCGAGGCCACCATCCTGCGGGACGGCTGCGAGGCGAGGATCCCGGTCGATCTCAGCAACCTCTGA
- a CDS encoding acyl-CoA thioesterase: MSEPFSVRVTVRGYETDVQGHLNQAVYVNYAEHARWSLLKEAGITQSGLIAQGVGPVALETTIRYRRELVAGDEVEVTCAFVWSEGKTFRIEQTIRKTDGTVAAEITAVGGLLDLTARKLVAAPHERFKELAADPSLFGL; the protein is encoded by the coding sequence GTGAGCGAGCCGTTTTCCGTCCGGGTGACCGTCCGCGGGTACGAGACCGATGTGCAGGGTCACCTCAATCAGGCCGTGTACGTCAACTACGCGGAGCACGCCCGCTGGTCGCTGCTGAAGGAGGCCGGAATCACTCAGTCCGGCCTCATCGCCCAGGGCGTGGGGCCTGTCGCGCTGGAGACCACCATCCGTTACCGGCGGGAGCTGGTCGCGGGCGACGAGGTCGAGGTGACCTGCGCCTTCGTCTGGAGTGAGGGGAAGACCTTCCGCATCGAACAGACCATCCGCAAGACCGACGGCACGGTGGCCGCCGAGATCACGGCGGTCGGCGGACTGCTGGACCTCACGGCCCGCAAGCTGGTCGCCGCACCGCACGAGCGGTTCAAGGAACTGGCCGCCGATCCGAGCCTGTTCGGTCTCTGA